One Mycobacterium sp. SMC-4 DNA window includes the following coding sequences:
- a CDS encoding Ku protein, producing the protein MRSIWKGSIAFGLVNVPVKVYSATEDHDIKFHQVHEKDNGRIRYKRVCEVCGEVVEYRDIAKAYESDDGQTVIITDDDISTLPEERSREIEVLEFVPAADLDPMMYDRSYFLEPEGKSSKSYVLLAKTLMETDRVAIVNFALRNKTRLAALRVKDFSKRDVMVIHTLLWPDEIRDPDFPVLDKEVDIKPAELKMASQVVDSMTDDFNPDRYHDDYQEHLRELITAKLEGGEAFTSEEQPQELDETEDVSDLLAKLEASVKARKAQSSSDKSGESDSDSKPAKKTPAKKSAAKKAPAKKAAKKAPAKKAAAKKS; encoded by the coding sequence ATGCGGTCCATCTGGAAGGGCTCCATCGCTTTCGGGCTGGTCAACGTACCGGTCAAGGTCTACAGCGCCACCGAGGACCACGACATCAAGTTCCACCAGGTCCACGAGAAGGACAACGGCCGAATCCGTTACAAGCGGGTCTGCGAGGTGTGCGGCGAAGTCGTCGAGTACCGCGACATCGCCAAGGCCTACGAGTCCGACGACGGGCAAACGGTGATCATCACTGACGACGACATCTCCACGTTGCCCGAGGAACGCAGCCGCGAGATCGAGGTGTTGGAGTTCGTGCCTGCCGCCGACCTCGACCCGATGATGTACGACCGGTCCTATTTCCTTGAGCCCGAGGGTAAGTCGTCGAAGTCCTATGTTCTGCTCGCCAAGACCCTGATGGAGACCGACCGGGTTGCGATCGTCAACTTCGCGCTGCGCAACAAGACCCGGTTGGCAGCGCTGCGGGTCAAGGACTTCAGCAAGAGAGACGTGATGGTGATCCACACGCTGCTGTGGCCCGACGAGATCCGCGACCCCGATTTCCCGGTGCTCGACAAGGAAGTCGATATCAAACCCGCCGAGTTGAAGATGGCCAGCCAAGTGGTCGATTCGATGACCGACGACTTCAACCCGGACCGGTACCACGACGACTACCAGGAACACCTGCGCGAACTCATCACGGCCAAACTCGAGGGCGGCGAGGCGTTCACGAGCGAAGAGCAACCGCAGGAACTCGACGAGACCGAGGACGTCTCCGATCTGCTGGCCAAGCTGGAGGCCAGCGTGAAGGCTCGCAAAGCGCAGAGCTCGTCGGACAAGTCCGGCGAGTCGGACTCCGATTCCAAGCCCGCCAAGAAGACCCCGGCAAAGAAATCGGCGGCCAAGAAGGCGCCCGCGAAGAAGGCGGCGAAGAAAGCGCCTGCGAAGAAGGCCGCCGCCAAGAAGAGTTGA
- a CDS encoding SDR family oxidoreductase, producing MILDRFRLDDQVAVVTGAGRGLGAAMAVAFAEAGADVLISARTQSQLDDVAEQIRAAGRRAHVVAADLAHAEDTAALAAAAVEAFGRLDIVVNNVGGTMPNALLNTSVKDLRDAFAFNVATAHALTVAAVPLMLEHAGGGSIINVTSTMGRLAGRGFAAYGTAKAALAHYTRLSALDLAPRIRVNAIAPGSILTSALDIVASNDDLRTPMEQATPLRRLGDPADIAAAAVYLASPAGGYLTGKTLEVDGGLTFPNLDLPIPDL from the coding sequence GTGATCCTGGACCGGTTCCGACTCGACGATCAGGTGGCGGTGGTGACCGGCGCAGGCCGCGGCCTCGGTGCCGCGATGGCTGTCGCGTTTGCCGAAGCGGGTGCTGACGTGCTGATATCGGCCCGCACGCAGTCTCAGCTCGACGATGTCGCCGAGCAGATCCGCGCGGCCGGGCGGCGCGCGCACGTGGTCGCCGCCGATCTGGCCCACGCCGAGGACACCGCCGCGTTGGCCGCGGCGGCGGTCGAGGCGTTCGGCAGACTAGACATCGTCGTCAACAACGTCGGCGGCACCATGCCCAATGCTCTGCTGAACACCTCGGTCAAGGACCTGCGCGACGCGTTCGCCTTCAACGTGGCGACCGCGCACGCTCTGACAGTCGCCGCGGTACCGCTGATGCTCGAGCACGCCGGTGGCGGCAGCATCATCAACGTCACCTCGACGATGGGACGCCTGGCCGGCCGCGGGTTCGCCGCCTACGGGACCGCCAAGGCCGCACTGGCTCACTACACACGGTTGTCGGCGCTCGACCTGGCGCCTCGCATCCGGGTCAACGCCATCGCCCCCGGCTCGATCCTCACCTCGGCGTTGGACATCGTGGCCAGCAACGACGATCTGCGCACGCCGATGGAGCAGGCCACGCCGTTGCGCCGACTCGGCGATCCGGCCGACATCGCCGCCGCAGCGGTGTACCTGGCCTCACCTGCGGGCGGTTACCTCACCGGCAAGACCCTCGAGGTCGACGGTGGCCTGACATTCCCCAACCTCGATCTGCCCATCCCCGACCTGTAA
- a CDS encoding diacylglycerol kinase, producing MAIKVAAVGTGNVGRHALRQLINDPRFELTAVWVSSQAKVGKDAGELAGLDVSTGVAATSDLDEVLASGPDCVVYTAMADNRLPEALEDYRRILAAGVNVVGSSAVFLQHPWKVLPEEMVSPIEQAADAGSSTIFVNGIDPGFANDLLPMALAGTCQSIQQIRCMEIINYDTYDSATVMFDVMGFGGSLDDTPMLLQPGVLSLAWGSVVRQLAAGLDIELDEVTEVHERVPAPEDFDIASGHIAEGTTAAMRFEVRGIKDGQVAVVLEHVTRLRDDLCPDWPQPAQHGGSYRIEITGEPSYALDLCLSSPNGDHNHAGLVATAARVVNAIPAVVEAAPGIITARKLPAITGKGLYADA from the coding sequence ATGGCAATCAAAGTCGCCGCCGTCGGCACCGGAAACGTCGGCCGGCATGCGCTCAGGCAGCTGATCAACGACCCCCGCTTCGAACTGACCGCGGTGTGGGTGTCCTCGCAGGCCAAAGTCGGCAAGGACGCCGGAGAGCTTGCCGGGCTCGACGTTTCGACTGGTGTCGCAGCGACATCCGACCTCGACGAGGTGCTGGCCAGCGGCCCGGACTGCGTCGTGTACACGGCCATGGCCGACAACCGCCTGCCCGAGGCGCTGGAGGACTACCGGCGGATTCTGGCCGCCGGCGTCAACGTCGTCGGTAGCAGCGCGGTCTTCCTGCAGCATCCGTGGAAGGTGCTGCCCGAGGAGATGGTGAGCCCGATCGAGCAGGCCGCCGACGCGGGATCGTCGACCATTTTCGTCAACGGCATCGATCCTGGATTCGCCAACGATCTGCTACCGATGGCGCTGGCCGGTACCTGTCAGAGCATCCAGCAGATCCGGTGCATGGAGATCATCAACTACGACACCTACGACAGCGCTACGGTGATGTTCGACGTGATGGGCTTCGGGGGCAGCCTCGACGACACCCCGATGTTGCTGCAGCCCGGCGTGCTCAGCTTGGCCTGGGGCTCGGTGGTCCGCCAGCTTGCCGCCGGGCTGGATATCGAACTCGACGAGGTCACCGAGGTCCACGAGCGGGTGCCGGCCCCTGAGGACTTCGACATCGCCTCCGGGCACATCGCCGAAGGCACCACCGCGGCAATGCGATTCGAGGTGCGTGGCATCAAGGACGGTCAGGTGGCCGTGGTCCTGGAACACGTCACCCGGCTGCGCGACGACCTGTGCCCGGACTGGCCGCAACCTGCCCAGCACGGCGGCTCGTATCGCATCGAGATCACCGGCGAACCGTCCTATGCGCTGGACCTTTGCCTGAGTAGCCCCAACGGCGACCACAACCATGCGGGTCTGGTCGCGACCGCGGCGCGGGTGGTCAACGCCATACCCGCGGTGGTCGAAGCGGCACCGGGAATCATCACTGCGCGGAAGTTGCCTGCCATAACCGGCAAAGGCTTGTACGCTGACGCGTGA
- a CDS encoding poly-gamma-glutamate hydrolase family protein — MTVRHKYFAYGSNLCVQQMAQRCPDATDPVPATLRDHDWLINERGVATVEPFAGSVVHGVVWQVSERDLATLDSAEGVPVRYRRDRMTVRTAAGTAAAWVYIDHRVEPGPPRPGYLDRILDGARHHRLPGGWIEFLQRWDPRHWPQRPEHVDTVAPQTLRELLADPTVSEESALRSRFGFLAIHGGGLEQMTDVIAERAADAANASLYVVRHPDHYPHHLPSARYDPGHSAQLAEFLDHVDVVVSLHGYGRLGRSTQILAGGRRRDLADHVAEHVAIPGYRVVTDLAAIPRELRGLHPDNPVNRVRGGGTQLELSARVRGTSPRSGLPGDDGLAPATSALVQGLVRAARSWELPPS; from the coding sequence ATGACCGTCCGTCACAAGTATTTCGCGTACGGGTCGAACCTGTGCGTGCAGCAGATGGCGCAGCGCTGCCCGGACGCCACCGATCCAGTACCCGCGACGTTGCGCGACCACGACTGGTTGATCAATGAGCGCGGTGTGGCCACGGTGGAGCCATTCGCCGGCAGCGTGGTCCACGGTGTCGTGTGGCAGGTCTCCGAGCGCGATCTGGCCACCCTCGACAGTGCCGAGGGTGTCCCGGTGCGTTACCGACGCGACCGGATGACGGTCCGCACCGCTGCCGGTACGGCCGCGGCGTGGGTCTACATCGACCACCGGGTCGAACCCGGTCCGCCTCGGCCCGGCTATCTGGACCGGATTCTGGACGGGGCGCGCCACCATCGGCTGCCCGGCGGCTGGATCGAGTTCCTCCAGCGGTGGGATCCCCGGCACTGGCCTCAGCGTCCCGAGCACGTCGACACGGTGGCCCCGCAGACACTCCGCGAGCTCCTCGCCGATCCCACTGTGTCCGAGGAGTCGGCGCTGCGGTCCCGGTTCGGGTTTCTGGCCATCCATGGCGGCGGCCTCGAGCAGATGACCGACGTCATCGCCGAACGGGCCGCAGACGCGGCGAACGCTTCGCTCTACGTGGTGCGTCATCCCGACCACTACCCGCACCACCTGCCGTCGGCGCGCTACGACCCTGGCCATTCGGCCCAGCTCGCCGAGTTCCTCGATCACGTCGACGTGGTGGTCTCGCTGCACGGATACGGCCGGCTGGGGCGCAGTACCCAGATCCTGGCGGGCGGACGTCGTCGCGATCTGGCAGACCACGTCGCCGAGCACGTGGCGATCCCGGGCTACCGCGTCGTCACCGACTTGGCCGCGATTCCCCGCGAACTGCGCGGCCTGCACCCGGACAACCCCGTCAATCGGGTCCGGGGCGGAGGCACCCAGCTCGAACTGTCCGCCCGGGTACGCGGAACCAGTCCGAGAAGCGGACTGCCCGGTGACGACGGCCTCGCGCCGGCCACCTCGGCGCTGGTGCAGGGTCTGGTGCGCGCCGCACGCTCGTGGGAACTGCCGCCGAGTTAG
- a CDS encoding DUF1365 domain-containing protein: MRAALYRTRITHLRRAPVHHYFEHRSYSWFVDLDALPRVPRWLRPFATFRAGDHLWAAPDDTLRGRVDAYLAGRGIDLRGGTVTALMHARVLGHVYNPLTLYWCHDAAGTLRCVIAEVHNTSGDRHAYVLPPSEDHAVVVDKKFRASPFAGVDGHYLVRAPQPGETLDVTISLHREHQPALVATMRGSRRPAGIRQILGLQVTAPMAPLMNVLGMRVQAALLWLRRVPLVPDRVRDEQVAVGSPTSRRRIDARRECPVSPILARERREPSSP; the protein is encoded by the coding sequence ATGAGAGCGGCCCTTTACCGCACCCGCATCACTCATCTGCGGCGCGCGCCCGTCCACCACTACTTCGAGCATCGCAGCTACAGCTGGTTCGTCGATCTCGATGCGCTGCCGCGTGTGCCCCGGTGGCTGCGCCCCTTCGCGACGTTCCGCGCCGGCGACCACCTGTGGGCGGCGCCGGATGACACCCTGCGCGGCCGGGTCGATGCCTATCTGGCCGGCCGGGGCATCGACCTGCGCGGCGGTACCGTCACCGCACTGATGCACGCCCGGGTACTCGGTCATGTCTACAACCCACTCACGTTGTACTGGTGTCACGATGCCGCTGGAACACTGCGTTGCGTCATCGCCGAGGTCCACAACACGAGCGGTGACCGGCACGCCTATGTGCTGCCGCCCTCCGAAGACCACGCCGTTGTGGTGGACAAGAAGTTTCGTGCCTCCCCGTTCGCCGGGGTCGACGGGCACTATCTGGTGCGGGCCCCGCAGCCCGGTGAGACGCTCGACGTGACCATTTCGCTGCACCGTGAGCATCAACCGGCCTTGGTGGCGACGATGCGCGGCTCGCGCCGTCCCGCCGGGATCCGACAGATCCTCGGGCTTCAGGTGACCGCGCCGATGGCCCCGCTGATGAACGTGCTGGGCATGCGGGTCCAAGCCGCCCTGCTGTGGTTGCGCAGGGTCCCGCTGGTGCCCGATCGAGTGCGCGACGAGCAGGTCGCGGTCGGGTCGCCGACGTCGCGGCGACGCATCGACGCGCGCCGAGAATGCCCGGTCAGCCCGATCTTGGCCAGGGAACGCCGGGAGCCAAGCTCACCATGA
- a CDS encoding sigma-70 family RNA polymerase sigma factor, whose translation MTASLLVKDARLRLVTAELDALLRQVAHRDAEAFAAFYDQTRSRVYGLVTRVLRDPGYSEETTQDVYLQVWRNAANYDPQAGSPLAWLLTLAHRRAVDRVRSEQAATTRESRYGAATVDTPTDHVADEVILDDERRRVADCLGSLTDTQRECIELAYYGGLTYSQVSERLSANLATVKSRMRDAIRGLRRCLGVA comes from the coding sequence ATGACCGCATCGCTCCTGGTGAAGGACGCTAGGCTACGGCTCGTGACCGCCGAACTCGACGCACTGCTGCGCCAGGTGGCCCACCGCGACGCCGAGGCTTTTGCCGCCTTCTACGACCAGACCCGGTCCCGGGTCTATGGCCTGGTCACCCGCGTGCTGCGGGACCCGGGTTACAGCGAGGAGACGACGCAGGACGTCTATCTGCAGGTGTGGCGCAACGCGGCGAACTACGACCCACAGGCCGGGTCACCGTTGGCCTGGTTGCTGACCCTGGCCCACCGTCGGGCCGTGGATCGGGTGCGCTCCGAGCAGGCCGCCACCACGCGGGAGTCACGGTACGGCGCCGCCACCGTCGATACACCCACCGACCATGTCGCCGACGAGGTGATCCTCGACGACGAGCGCCGCCGGGTGGCCGACTGTCTGGGCTCGCTGACCGACACCCAACGGGAATGCATCGAGCTGGCCTATTACGGCGGTCTGACGTATTCGCAGGTCTCGGAAAGACTCTCGGCCAACCTGGCTACCGTCAAGTCGCGGATGCGTGACGCCATCCGCGGACTCCGCAGATGTTTGGGGGTGGCATGA
- a CDS encoding anti-sigma factor codes for MTSPHSEFLSLATPYALHALSAAEMARVDRELRDADPEVADAFLTEVRAVHETMAVLASATAVEPPAQLREAVLSQIVDDPVRVLPTQQRSRRRAAAVLGAAAAVVIGLGALGVGYALRPTAPGPSTAEQVFAAPDVRTVSGEIPGGGTATVVFSRERDSGVLVMNNVPPPQPGTVYQMWLVDSDGSHSAGTMDAEAVAPSTTAELPDLGASRALAFTIEPAGGSTQPTSPAFAELPLT; via the coding sequence ATGACCAGCCCGCACAGCGAGTTCTTGTCGCTCGCCACGCCCTATGCGCTGCACGCTCTCAGCGCCGCCGAGATGGCTCGCGTCGACCGGGAATTGCGCGACGCCGACCCCGAGGTCGCCGACGCGTTCCTGACCGAGGTGCGCGCGGTGCACGAGACGATGGCCGTGTTGGCCAGCGCCACTGCGGTCGAGCCGCCCGCGCAGCTGCGCGAAGCGGTGCTGAGTCAGATCGTCGACGACCCGGTCCGGGTGCTGCCCACCCAGCAGCGCTCGCGCCGCCGCGCCGCCGCAGTGCTGGGTGCCGCGGCCGCGGTGGTGATCGGGCTCGGCGCGCTCGGAGTCGGGTATGCCTTGCGGCCGACCGCACCGGGGCCTTCGACAGCCGAGCAGGTCTTCGCGGCGCCGGACGTGCGCACCGTGTCCGGGGAGATTCCGGGGGGCGGCACCGCCACGGTGGTGTTCTCCCGTGAACGTGACTCCGGCGTTCTCGTGATGAACAATGTGCCGCCGCCGCAACCCGGGACGGTGTACCAGATGTGGCTGGTCGATTCCGACGGTTCGCATTCGGCCGGCACCATGGACGCCGAGGCCGTCGCGCCGTCGACCACCGCGGAACTACCGGATCTCGGCGCGTCTCGCGCGCTGGCGTTCACGATCGAACCGGCCGGCGGATCCACTCAGCCGACCAGCCCGGCATTCGCCGAGTTGCCGCTCACCTGA
- a CDS encoding glutamate--cysteine ligase: MASTPTFGVEEEFLLVDPASGAPVPYNRSVAEHAAKDGVDLQLELTSCQVETASAVVDTTTDLRSDLLRLRRVAAAAAQRAGAQLLAVALPPTLPRAFPVTDTPRYRDIGERFGMIAHEQGICGCHVHVEVPDREAAIQVSNRLRPWLPAMLALTANSAIYRNSDTGHASWRSVLWARWPSAGPPPHFDSADEYDAAVELLVRTGAMRDDGMVYWDVRPSADFPTVEIRVADVPATVEETVLLAALVRGCVLTALEDERRGTPMQPVAPYALKAAYWKAARDGIDGDGVDWQDHAAVPMTTVLDRLVARVRPALEMVGDYDFVTAGLAEVAARGNGATRQRRAFARRNDVDEVLSEMAVATLEVLR, from the coding sequence ATGGCCAGCACACCCACATTCGGGGTCGAGGAAGAGTTCCTTCTCGTCGACCCAGCCTCCGGGGCCCCGGTGCCCTACAACCGGTCCGTCGCCGAACATGCGGCCAAGGACGGCGTCGACCTCCAGCTGGAACTGACCAGCTGCCAGGTCGAGACCGCCAGCGCGGTGGTGGACACCACCACCGACCTGCGCAGCGACTTGCTTCGGCTACGCCGGGTGGCGGCGGCCGCCGCGCAGCGCGCCGGAGCTCAGCTGTTGGCCGTGGCGCTGCCGCCGACCTTGCCCCGTGCGTTTCCGGTCACCGACACCCCGCGCTACCGGGACATCGGTGAGCGTTTCGGCATGATCGCCCACGAGCAGGGGATCTGTGGGTGCCATGTGCATGTCGAGGTTCCCGACCGTGAGGCGGCGATCCAGGTCAGCAATCGGCTCCGCCCGTGGTTGCCGGCGATGCTGGCGTTGACGGCGAATTCGGCGATCTACCGCAACTCCGACACCGGCCACGCCAGCTGGCGCAGCGTGCTCTGGGCACGCTGGCCCAGCGCCGGTCCGCCACCGCACTTCGACTCCGCCGACGAGTACGACGCCGCGGTAGAGCTGCTGGTCAGGACGGGGGCGATGCGTGACGACGGAATGGTCTATTGGGATGTGCGACCGTCGGCGGACTTCCCGACCGTCGAGATCAGAGTCGCCGACGTTCCTGCGACCGTAGAAGAGACCGTGCTGTTGGCCGCACTGGTGCGCGGATGCGTGCTGACTGCCCTTGAGGACGAGCGTCGCGGCACGCCGATGCAGCCGGTGGCGCCGTACGCGCTCAAGGCGGCCTACTGGAAGGCTGCCCGCGACGGCATCGACGGCGACGGTGTCGATTGGCAGGACCACGCGGCGGTGCCGATGACGACCGTGCTCGACCGGTTGGTCGCACGGGTGCGCCCGGCGTTGGAGATGGTCGGTGACTACGACTTCGTCACCGCCGGTCTCGCCGAGGTCGCGGCCCGAGGCAACGGTGCCACCCGGCAGCGCCGCGCCTTTGCACGCCGCAACGACGTCGACGAGGTGCTGTCGGAGATGGCTGTCGCGACCCTGGAAGTCCTCAGGTGA
- a CDS encoding LLM class F420-dependent oxidoreductase, producing MATKFRFGVGVTRVGSRAQLQDAARRAEDLGFDVLHVPDHLGGPAPFPVMTAVAMTTSTLRVGTFVINSAFYRPALLARDVSALHDLSGGRFELGLGTGYVKEEFDAAGIAFPSAGERVDHLELTTQYISARLPDVPIMIAGNGNRVLRIAARSADIIGLTGGDRAATVGQDPLAERIAHVRDAAGERFDRLELNLAITAMPVDDSGRPDLTIPRISLPGLSDEELLRHPGVLSGSADEIAERIRGYRDVYGISYLIVQMRHAEAFAKVIELLG from the coding sequence GTGGCAACGAAATTCCGGTTCGGGGTCGGCGTCACCCGGGTCGGTTCCCGGGCCCAACTCCAGGACGCCGCCCGGCGAGCCGAGGACCTCGGCTTCGACGTCCTGCATGTCCCCGATCATCTGGGCGGCCCGGCCCCGTTCCCGGTGATGACCGCGGTCGCGATGACCACCTCCACACTTCGGGTGGGCACCTTCGTCATCAACTCGGCGTTCTACCGGCCCGCACTGCTGGCTCGTGACGTCTCCGCGCTGCACGACCTGAGCGGCGGCCGCTTCGAACTCGGGCTGGGCACCGGTTATGTCAAAGAAGAGTTCGACGCCGCAGGGATCGCGTTCCCCAGTGCCGGAGAGCGCGTCGATCACCTTGAGCTCACCACGCAGTACATCAGCGCACGCCTACCCGACGTCCCGATCATGATCGCCGGCAACGGAAACCGCGTGTTGCGAATCGCGGCGCGGTCGGCCGACATCATCGGGCTGACGGGCGGTGACCGGGCCGCGACAGTCGGGCAGGATCCGCTGGCCGAGCGGATTGCCCACGTCCGCGACGCCGCCGGTGAGCGTTTCGACCGCCTCGAGCTCAATCTGGCGATCACCGCGATGCCGGTCGATGACTCCGGTCGGCCCGATCTGACGATTCCCCGGATCTCGTTGCCCGGCCTCTCCGATGAGGAGCTGCTGCGCCATCCGGGAGTGTTGTCGGGCTCCGCCGATGAGATCGCCGAACGCATCCGCGGGTACCGCGACGTCTACGGCATCAGCTATCTGATCGTGCAGATGCGCCACGCCGAGGCGTTCGCGAAGGTGATCGAGCTGCTCGGGTAG
- a CDS encoding cytochrome C oxidase subunit IV family protein produces MTALRLIGPRALSTWVLLVAATVVSWAVGADHGAGSAAVVIVLAIAAIKVRLVGLDFMELRHAPLPLRAAFEGYCVALWAVLSALYLWL; encoded by the coding sequence ATGACCGCCCTCCGCCTCATCGGACCCCGCGCCCTGTCCACCTGGGTGCTGCTGGTGGCCGCCACCGTGGTGTCCTGGGCCGTCGGCGCCGACCACGGAGCCGGGTCTGCCGCGGTGGTGATCGTGCTGGCGATCGCCGCGATCAAGGTCCGGCTGGTGGGCTTGGACTTCATGGAGTTACGGCACGCGCCGCTCCCGCTGCGCGCCGCGTTCGAGGGCTACTGCGTCGCGCTGTGGGCCGTGCTCTCGGCGCTGTACCTGTGGCTGTGA
- a CDS encoding cytochrome c oxidase subunit 3 encodes MTATVTRLPSAARRVPGEAGTWVFLFGDMLVFGAFFVTFLVQRATAPEVFEAARTTLHLGVGVTNTLVLLTSSLFVVLSIAAQRAALPVLAGRAALAAIACGAAFVALKVFEYASLAGAGHGPGENDFYLYYFILTGLHLFHVCLGLGALAFMASQARRSELSPTRTALVESAACFWHLVDLLWIVLFALLYLVS; translated from the coding sequence ATGACCGCTACGGTCACCAGGCTGCCGAGCGCCGCGCGACGGGTCCCCGGCGAAGCCGGCACCTGGGTGTTCCTGTTCGGGGACATGCTCGTCTTCGGTGCCTTCTTCGTGACCTTCCTGGTACAGCGCGCGACGGCGCCGGAGGTGTTCGAAGCGGCCCGCACCACCTTGCACCTCGGCGTCGGCGTGACCAACACCCTGGTGTTGCTCACCAGCTCGCTGTTCGTCGTGCTGAGCATCGCCGCGCAGCGCGCGGCACTCCCGGTTCTGGCCGGCCGGGCGGCGCTGGCCGCGATAGCCTGCGGGGCGGCCTTCGTCGCCCTCAAGGTCTTCGAGTACGCCTCACTGGCAGGTGCCGGACACGGACCCGGCGAAAACGACTTCTACCTCTACTACTTCATCCTGACCGGCCTGCACCTCTTCCACGTGTGCCTGGGGTTGGGCGCACTGGCGTTCATGGCCAGCCAGGCCCGCCGCTCCGAACTCAGCCCGACGCGCACCGCGCTGGTGGAGAGCGCCGCGTGCTTCTGGCACCTGGTGGACCTGCTGTGGATCGTGCTGTTCGCATTGCTCTATCTGGTGAGCTGA
- a CDS encoding ABC transporter ATP-binding protein encodes MGHICATAVSFSVKNARLLERVDLDAHDGQLVGLLGPNGSGKTTLLRLLAGLRRPQAGQIHYDGVDLASQRRRTIARRLAVVEQDTSAHTDLTVRQVVELGRTPFRGRFDPLTEADHQIIDAALEQVDIADKQHRNWHSLSGGEKQRAQLARALAQQPREILLDEPTNHLDIRHQLELLELLRSLNATCVIALHDLNLAARYCDHVVVLDSGTVAAAGAPAEVFSQDLLRNVYEVDAVIDREPATGAVRITYQSAITLSRSPRSTPQ; translated from the coding sequence ATGGGGCACATCTGCGCCACCGCGGTCTCGTTCTCGGTCAAGAATGCCCGACTGCTCGAGCGGGTCGACCTCGACGCCCACGACGGTCAGCTGGTCGGGCTGCTCGGTCCGAACGGGTCGGGCAAGACGACGCTGCTACGACTGCTGGCCGGATTGCGGCGGCCGCAGGCCGGACAGATCCACTACGACGGCGTCGACCTGGCATCGCAGCGGCGCCGGACGATCGCCCGTCGACTCGCCGTCGTCGAGCAGGACACCTCGGCGCACACCGACCTCACGGTGCGCCAGGTCGTCGAGCTCGGCCGCACTCCGTTCCGGGGCCGCTTCGACCCGCTCACCGAAGCCGACCATCAGATCATCGACGCCGCGCTGGAGCAGGTCGACATCGCCGACAAGCAACACCGCAACTGGCACAGCCTGTCCGGCGGTGAGAAGCAGCGCGCTCAACTGGCCCGTGCGCTGGCGCAGCAGCCGCGCGAGATCCTGCTCGACGAACCGACCAACCACCTCGACATCCGACACCAACTGGAACTGCTCGAGCTGCTGCGCTCGCTGAACGCGACGTGCGTCATCGCCCTGCATGACCTCAACCTGGCCGCTCGCTACTGTGACCACGTCGTCGTGCTCGACAGCGGGACGGTGGCCGCAGCAGGGGCACCCGCCGAGGTGTTCAGCCAGGATCTGCTGCGAAACGTCTACGAAGTCGACGCCGTCATCGACCGGGAGCCGGCCACCGGAGCCGTGCGCATCACTTACCAGAGCGCCATCACGCTGAGCCGATCACCGCGGTCGACACCGCAGTGA
- a CDS encoding iron ABC transporter permease, with protein MPLVALIGIGGLALSIAAAITIGPADLSVGDVYRIIARHVWNAPSDLSLIDDAIVWQLRLPGALLAAICGAGLAVVGVVLQSMMRNPLADPFILGISSGASTGAVLVIVTGVGGFLGLSGGAFAGALAAFGFVLVLAALVGGGTARVVLAGVAATELFSAVTAFVVFSSADAQQTRGVLFWLLGSLGGASWNQVALCGAICVLSLAVCLSQADALDAFVFGRDTAASLGISVTQVRIVLLVVTALLTAVLVSAAGAIGFVGLVIPHAARIVVGPLHRRLLVVSALVGAIFLVWVDAVARTVFEPQELPVGVVTAMVGVPIFVLILARRRPLP; from the coding sequence ATGCCGTTGGTTGCGCTCATCGGAATCGGCGGGCTGGCGCTGTCGATCGCGGCAGCGATCACCATCGGTCCGGCCGACCTCAGCGTCGGTGACGTATACCGCATCATCGCTCGGCACGTGTGGAACGCACCCTCGGACCTGTCCTTGATCGACGACGCGATTGTGTGGCAGTTGCGTCTGCCCGGCGCGCTGTTGGCAGCGATCTGCGGCGCGGGGCTGGCCGTCGTCGGTGTGGTCCTGCAGTCGATGATGCGCAACCCGCTCGCCGATCCGTTCATTCTGGGCATCTCCTCGGGAGCCTCGACCGGCGCGGTGCTGGTCATCGTGACCGGAGTAGGTGGGTTTCTCGGACTGTCCGGGGGAGCGTTTGCCGGCGCACTGGCGGCTTTCGGTTTCGTCTTGGTGCTCGCAGCGCTGGTCGGCGGTGGGACGGCGCGCGTCGTTCTCGCCGGTGTTGCTGCCACCGAACTGTTTTCGGCAGTGACCGCTTTCGTGGTGTTTTCCTCTGCCGATGCCCAACAGACCCGCGGAGTGCTGTTCTGGCTGCTCGGCTCGCTCGGCGGTGCCAGCTGGAATCAAGTCGCGCTGTGCGGCGCCATTTGCGTGCTCAGCCTCGCGGTGTGCCTGAGTCAGGCCGACGCGTTGGACGCGTTCGTGTTCGGCCGGGATACCGCTGCCTCACTTGGCATCTCGGTCACACAGGTCCGGATCGTGCTGTTGGTCGTCACAGCTCTGTTGACCGCAGTCCTGGTCAGTGCTGCGGGTGCCATCGGCTTTGTCGGACTCGTGATCCCACACGCGGCACGAATCGTCGTGGGTCCCTTGCACCGTCGGCTGCTCGTCGTCAGCGCACTGGTCGGAGCGATCTTTCTGGTGTGGGTGGACGCGGTGGCGCGCACGGTGTTCGAACCGCAGGAACTGCCTGTCGGTGTGGTCACCGCAATGGTCGGGGTGCCGATCTTCGTGTTGATCCTCGCGCGCCGAAGACCGTTGCCATGA